The Pyrococcus horikoshii OT3 genome includes a window with the following:
- a CDS encoding ABC transporter ATP-binding protein, whose translation MPEPVLKVENLKKYFPVRGLLRTVGWVKAVDGVSFEIYKGETFGLVGESGCGKTTTGRTILRLIEPTDGRIIFMGKDVTKLKGNELKWFRRKAQIMFQDPYSSLDPRQTVFQIIMEPVRFHGIQVDDPEEFVIKLLESVGLNEMHLYRYPHEFSGGQRQRIALARLLALKPEFIVLDEPTSALDVSVQANILNTLKELQEKHGFTYLFISHDLGVVKYMSDRIGVMYLGKLVEVGPADKVFENPLHPYTQMLFSAIPIPDPDIAREMKKKRMKVTGEPPSPVNPPKGCRFHPRCPYAKAGLCDKKEPPLVEVEKDHYVACWLYAKA comes from the coding sequence ATGCCGGAACCCGTCCTTAAGGTTGAGAATTTGAAAAAATACTTTCCAGTAAGAGGATTGTTAAGAACCGTTGGGTGGGTAAAGGCCGTTGATGGAGTTAGCTTTGAGATCTATAAAGGAGAAACCTTCGGATTAGTCGGTGAGAGTGGGTGCGGTAAAACGACAACGGGGAGGACTATCCTTAGACTTATAGAACCTACTGACGGAAGAATAATCTTCATGGGTAAAGATGTAACAAAGCTTAAGGGTAATGAGCTAAAATGGTTCAGGAGAAAAGCCCAGATAATGTTCCAGGATCCGTATTCCTCATTGGATCCTAGACAAACCGTCTTTCAAATAATAATGGAACCAGTTAGATTTCACGGTATTCAAGTTGACGATCCAGAAGAGTTCGTGATAAAATTATTAGAGAGCGTTGGACTTAACGAGATGCACCTATACAGATATCCCCATGAGTTCTCTGGTGGGCAAAGGCAGAGAATAGCATTAGCAAGGTTGTTAGCCTTAAAACCAGAATTTATAGTGCTAGACGAGCCCACATCTGCTCTCGACGTTTCAGTTCAGGCAAACATACTTAATACATTAAAGGAACTCCAAGAAAAGCACGGATTCACGTACCTGTTTATCAGTCACGATTTGGGAGTCGTCAAATACATGAGCGACAGAATAGGGGTCATGTACCTAGGAAAGCTCGTTGAGGTTGGACCTGCAGATAAGGTATTTGAGAATCCACTCCACCCATACACCCAAATGCTGTTCTCAGCAATTCCAATTCCAGATCCAGATATAGCAAGGGAGATGAAAAAGAAGAGAATGAAAGTTACAGGAGAACCCCCAAGCCCCGTAAATCCACCAAAGGGTTGTAGGTTCCATCCAAGGTGTCCATACGCAAAGGCCGGTCTCTGCGATAAGAAGGAGCCGCCATTGGTTGAAGTTGAAAAGGATCACTACGTTGCCTGTTGGCTCTACGCTAAGGCTTAA
- the trxB gene encoding thioredoxin-disulfide reductase, whose product MFSLGGGLGRSKVDESKVWDVIIIGAGPAGYTAAIYAARFGLDTIIITKDLGGNMAITDLIENYPGFPEGISGSELSKKMYDQVKKYGVEVIIDEVIRIDPAECAYYEGPCNFVVKTANGKEYKAKTIIIAVGAEPRKLNVPGEKEFTGRGVSYCATCDGPLFVGKEVIVVGGGNTALQEALYLHSIGVKVTLVHRRDKFRADKILQDRFKQAGIPAILNTVVTEIKGTNKVESVVLKNVKTGETVEKKVDGVFIFIGYEPKTDFVKHLGITDEYGYIPVDMYMRTKVPGIFAAGDITNVFKQIAVAVGQGAIAANSAKEFIESWNGKTIE is encoded by the coding sequence ATGTTCAGCCTAGGTGGGGGTTTAGGTAGGAGTAAGGTTGATGAGAGCAAGGTCTGGGATGTTATAATCATAGGAGCAGGGCCCGCGGGATACACAGCAGCAATCTACGCTGCGAGATTCGGATTAGACACTATAATTATTACAAAGGATCTAGGAGGAAACATGGCAATTACGGATCTAATAGAAAACTATCCTGGATTCCCCGAGGGTATAAGTGGTTCCGAACTATCGAAGAAGATGTATGATCAAGTTAAGAAGTATGGTGTCGAAGTAATAATTGATGAAGTCATCCGCATAGATCCAGCTGAGTGTGCTTACTATGAAGGGCCCTGTAATTTTGTAGTCAAAACTGCTAATGGAAAAGAATACAAAGCAAAAACTATAATAATTGCCGTTGGTGCAGAACCAAGAAAACTCAATGTTCCAGGGGAGAAGGAATTTACTGGAAGAGGTGTTAGCTACTGTGCTACTTGTGATGGACCATTATTCGTAGGAAAGGAAGTCATAGTTGTTGGTGGTGGAAATACAGCGTTACAGGAAGCTTTATACCTTCACAGCATAGGTGTCAAGGTAACCCTAGTTCACAGAAGGGATAAATTTAGAGCTGACAAGATACTTCAGGATAGGTTTAAGCAGGCGGGAATCCCTGCTATCCTGAATACAGTCGTTACCGAAATTAAGGGGACTAACAAAGTTGAGAGTGTTGTTCTTAAGAACGTTAAGACGGGAGAAACGGTTGAGAAGAAGGTCGATGGTGTCTTCATATTCATAGGTTACGAGCCTAAGACGGACTTCGTTAAGCATTTGGGGATAACAGATGAATATGGTTACATTCCAGTTGATATGTACATGAGAACTAAGGTTCCAGGAATATTCGCTGCAGGAGACATAACTAACGTGTTCAAGCAGATTGCCGTCGCAGTGGGTCAGGGAGCAATTGCAGCAAACTCTGCTAAGGAGTTTATAGAAAGCTGGAATGGAAAGACTATTGAGTGA
- a CDS encoding phosphoglycolate phosphatase: protein MKIKAISIDIDGTITYPNRMIHEKALEAIRRAESLGIPIMLVTGNTVQFAEAASILIGTSGPVVAEDGGAISYKKKRIFLASMDEEWILWNEIRKRFPNARTSYTMPDRRAGLVIMRETINVETVREIINELNLNLVAVDSGFAIHVKKPWINKGSGIEKASEFLGIKPKEVAHVGDGENDLDAFKVVGYKVAVAQAPKILKENADYVTKKEYGEGGAEAIYHILEKFGYL from the coding sequence ATGAAGATTAAGGCGATCTCAATTGATATAGATGGAACGATAACCTATCCAAATAGGATGATACATGAAAAAGCTCTAGAAGCCATTAGAAGAGCAGAAAGTCTTGGAATTCCAATAATGTTAGTAACGGGGAACACAGTCCAGTTCGCTGAAGCTGCAAGTATTCTAATCGGGACCTCTGGACCGGTAGTAGCTGAAGACGGAGGCGCTATCTCCTACAAGAAGAAGAGAATATTCCTCGCAAGTATGGATGAAGAGTGGATCCTTTGGAATGAAATAAGAAAAAGATTCCCAAATGCAAGGACTAGTTATACGATGCCGGATAGGAGAGCGGGATTGGTAATCATGAGGGAAACTATAAACGTTGAAACCGTAAGGGAGATAATAAATGAGCTTAACCTAAATTTAGTAGCGGTAGATTCAGGATTTGCAATACACGTAAAGAAACCCTGGATAAATAAGGGAAGTGGAATAGAAAAGGCATCCGAATTCCTCGGTATAAAACCCAAGGAAGTTGCACACGTGGGAGATGGAGAAAATGATTTGGATGCCTTCAAAGTCGTCGGATACAAAGTTGCTGTAGCTCAAGCCCCTAAGATACTCAAGGAAAATGCCGACTATGTAACTAAGAAAGAATACGGTGAGGGAGGAGCTGAAGCAATATACCACATATTGGAAAAGTTTGGGTACCTATAA
- a CDS encoding acetyl ornithine aminotransferase family protein codes for MELKPNVKEIPGPKARKVIEEHHKYMATTTNDPNEYFLVIERAEGVYWIDVDGNVLLDFSSGIGVMNVGLRNPKVIEAIKKQLDLVLHAAGTDYYNPYQVELAKKLVEIAPGDIERKVFLSNSGTEANEAALKIAKWSTNRKMFIAFIGAFHGRTHGTMSLTASKPVQRSRMFPTMPGVVHVPYPNPYRNPWGIDGYENPDELINRVIDYIEEYLFEHYVPAEEVAGIFFEPIQGEGGYVVPPKNFFKELKKLADKHGILLIDDEVQMGMGRTGRMWAIEHFDIVPDIVTVAKALGGGIPIGATIFRADLDFGVSGVHSNTFGGNTVAAAAALAVIEELQNGLIENAQKLEPLFRERLEEMKEKYEIIGDVRGLGLAWGVEFVKDRKTKEYATKERGEIVVEALKRGLALLGCGKSAIRLIPPLIISEEEAKMGLDIFEEAIKVVSERHGYKIH; via the coding sequence ATGGAGTTGAAGCCAAACGTTAAAGAGATACCCGGACCAAAAGCTAGGAAAGTTATTGAGGAGCACCACAAGTACATGGCAACCACGACAAACGATCCAAACGAGTACTTCCTAGTTATCGAGAGGGCAGAGGGAGTTTATTGGATCGATGTCGATGGAAACGTACTCTTGGATTTCTCCTCAGGAATCGGTGTCATGAACGTAGGACTTAGGAATCCAAAAGTTATTGAGGCCATAAAGAAGCAACTTGATCTGGTACTTCACGCTGCTGGGACTGACTACTATAACCCATATCAAGTAGAACTTGCAAAGAAGCTCGTTGAGATAGCCCCAGGAGACATCGAAAGAAAGGTCTTCCTAAGCAATAGTGGGACCGAGGCCAATGAGGCAGCGTTAAAGATAGCAAAGTGGTCCACAAACAGGAAGATGTTCATAGCCTTCATTGGAGCATTCCATGGAAGAACCCATGGAACTATGAGCCTTACCGCGAGTAAACCTGTCCAGAGAAGCAGAATGTTCCCAACGATGCCTGGTGTAGTTCATGTTCCATATCCAAATCCATACAGAAATCCATGGGGAATTGATGGTTATGAAAACCCAGATGAGTTGATAAATAGGGTAATCGACTACATTGAAGAGTACCTCTTTGAGCACTACGTTCCAGCCGAAGAAGTTGCCGGAATATTCTTTGAACCCATCCAAGGTGAGGGAGGTTACGTAGTTCCACCAAAGAACTTCTTCAAAGAGCTCAAGAAATTGGCAGATAAGCATGGAATACTCTTAATAGACGATGAAGTTCAGATGGGAATGGGAAGAACTGGAAGGATGTGGGCCATAGAGCACTTCGATATCGTTCCCGATATAGTTACCGTTGCAAAGGCCCTTGGTGGTGGAATACCCATCGGAGCGACTATATTCAGAGCTGACCTTGACTTTGGAGTCAGCGGTGTTCACAGCAACACATTCGGAGGAAACACTGTCGCTGCAGCTGCAGCCCTTGCGGTGATAGAAGAGCTTCAGAATGGTTTAATAGAGAATGCCCAGAAGCTGGAACCTCTCTTCAGGGAGAGGCTTGAGGAGATGAAAGAGAAGTATGAGATAATCGGTGATGTAAGAGGCCTTGGACTTGCATGGGGAGTTGAGTTCGTTAAAGATAGGAAGACCAAGGAATATGCAACCAAGGAAAGAGGAGAAATAGTTGTCGAAGCCCTTAAGAGAGGTTTAGCATTGCTTGGCTGTGGAAAGAGTGCAATAAGGCTTATCCCACCATTGATAATCAGTGAAGAAGAGGCAAAGATGGGATTGGATATCTTTGAGGAAGCAATAAAGGTCGTCAGCGAAAGGCACGGATACAAGATTCATTAG
- a CDS encoding tRNA (guanine(37)-N1)-methyltransferase Trm5b, with protein sequence MVLAVKVQIKEGEKVRRKLIELGALNREYKIKREEGFLLIPVKFPVEGFEVVEVELERVETRPNSYKDVVNIPRELRKFLPSSFDIIGNIAIIEIPSELQNYSNEIGGAIIRVHKSVKAVYMKGGSVEGEYRVRNLIHIAGEKITETIHRENGVRLKLDITKVYFSPRLATERMRVFKMAREGEIVFDMFAGVGPFSILLAKKARMVFACDINPWAIKYLEENIKLNKVKNIIPILSDVTKVCVKADRIIMNLPKYASRFLEHAMRCVNNGGIIHYYGFGPEKDPYGWHVKRINEVAGRLGVKVEILGKRIIRNYAPRQYNIAIDFRVSF encoded by the coding sequence ATGGTGCTAGCAGTTAAAGTCCAAATAAAAGAGGGTGAGAAAGTTAGGAGAAAGTTGATCGAGCTTGGAGCTCTAAACAGAGAGTATAAAATAAAGAGGGAAGAGGGATTTCTTTTAATTCCAGTGAAATTTCCAGTTGAAGGGTTTGAAGTAGTTGAAGTTGAGCTCGAGAGAGTCGAAACCAGGCCAAACAGTTACAAAGATGTGGTTAATATTCCTAGGGAGCTCAGGAAATTTTTACCGAGTTCATTTGATATAATAGGGAATATAGCGATCATAGAGATTCCTAGTGAGTTGCAAAACTATTCCAACGAAATTGGAGGGGCGATAATTAGGGTTCACAAAAGCGTGAAGGCCGTGTACATGAAGGGTGGAAGCGTTGAGGGAGAATATAGAGTTAGAAATCTAATCCATATAGCCGGTGAAAAAATAACTGAAACTATCCATAGAGAAAATGGGGTAAGACTAAAACTTGACATCACAAAAGTTTATTTCTCTCCAAGGTTGGCAACTGAAAGAATGAGAGTTTTCAAGATGGCCAGAGAGGGAGAGATTGTGTTTGATATGTTCGCTGGTGTTGGCCCATTTTCAATTCTCCTAGCAAAGAAAGCGAGGATGGTCTTTGCCTGTGATATAAATCCCTGGGCCATAAAATATTTGGAAGAAAACATAAAGTTGAACAAGGTAAAAAACATTATCCCGATTTTGAGTGACGTAACTAAAGTATGCGTTAAGGCCGACAGGATCATAATGAACCTGCCAAAATATGCCTCAAGGTTTCTTGAGCATGCCATGAGGTGCGTAAACAATGGAGGGATTATCCATTACTATGGATTTGGCCCAGAGAAAGACCCTTATGGGTGGCATGTAAAGAGGATAAATGAAGTCGCTGGGAGGCTTGGTGTTAAAGTTGAAATCCTTGGAAAAAGGATAATAAGGAATTATGCACCAAGGCAGTATAATATTGCTATAGACTTTAGGGTTTCTTTTTAA
- a CDS encoding ABC transporter ATP-binding protein: MPEPILQVRDLTVHFYTYAGIVKAIEKVSFDVYKGETFALVGETGCGKSVTSRAITQLIESPGRIVGGQVLYYREDGSVVDLLKLSEEEIRKIRGNEIAYIFQDPHSSLDPLYTVGYQIAEAMEVHGKIKNIKEGIKKAVDILKSVLIPDPQRRVNNYPHELSGGMKQRVVIGIGLSNNPRILIADEPTTALDVTVQAQILDLINQLKEKYKATVILITHNLGVVAETADRVAVMYAGKIVEIGTVDQIFKNPLHPYTQGLLRAVPNPLTKIEKLEAIPGTVPNLINPPSGCRFHPRCPKAMDICKQKVPELKEIEPGHFVACHLY; the protein is encoded by the coding sequence GTGCCTGAGCCTATTTTACAGGTTAGGGATCTTACCGTTCACTTTTACACTTATGCTGGAATAGTTAAGGCCATTGAAAAAGTATCATTTGATGTATATAAGGGAGAAACGTTCGCGTTAGTGGGAGAAACCGGATGTGGGAAGAGCGTAACATCAAGGGCCATAACCCAACTCATTGAGAGCCCAGGAAGAATAGTTGGTGGCCAGGTGCTATATTATAGGGAAGATGGTAGCGTAGTTGATCTGCTAAAGCTGAGTGAGGAGGAGATAAGGAAAATAAGGGGAAATGAAATAGCCTACATATTCCAGGATCCACACTCGTCTCTCGATCCACTCTACACAGTCGGATACCAGATAGCAGAGGCCATGGAAGTCCATGGAAAGATAAAGAACATAAAGGAGGGAATTAAAAAAGCCGTTGATATCCTCAAGTCTGTTCTCATCCCGGATCCACAGAGGAGGGTTAACAACTACCCACACGAGCTCTCAGGTGGAATGAAACAGAGGGTTGTTATTGGAATTGGACTCTCAAACAATCCGAGAATACTAATAGCCGATGAGCCAACAACGGCTCTAGACGTTACAGTTCAAGCCCAGATACTCGATCTTATAAACCAGCTAAAGGAGAAGTACAAAGCAACTGTAATTTTAATCACCCACAACTTGGGAGTAGTTGCGGAGACGGCTGATAGAGTAGCGGTTATGTACGCCGGAAAGATCGTAGAAATCGGTACCGTTGACCAGATATTCAAGAATCCACTTCACCCATACACCCAAGGACTTCTTAGGGCAGTTCCTAACCCACTAACTAAGATAGAGAAGCTAGAAGCAATTCCAGGAACTGTTCCAAACTTGATTAACCCACCGAGCGGCTGTAGATTCCATCCAAGGTGTCCAAAAGCCATGGATATTTGCAAGCAGAAGGTGCCTGAGCTAAAGGAAATTGAACCAGGTCACTTTGTAGCATGCCACCTTTACTGA
- the fen gene encoding flap endonuclease-1 — MGVPIGDLVPRKEIDLENLYGKKIAIDALNAIYQFLSTIRQRDGTPLMDSKGRITSHLSGLFYRTINLMEAGIKPAYVFDGKPPEFKRKELEKRREAREEAELKWKEALAKGNLEEARKYAQRATKVNEMLIEDAKKLLQLMGIPIIQAPSEGEAQAAYMASKGDVYASASQDYDSLLFGAPRLIRNLTITGKRKMPGKDVYVEIKPELVVLDEVLKELKITREKLIELAILVGTDYNPGGVKGIGPKKALEIVRYSRDPLAKFQRQSDVDLYAIKEFFLNPPVTNEYSLSWKEPDEEGILKFLCDEHNFSEERVKNGIERLKKAIKAGRQSTLESWFVKKKP, encoded by the coding sequence ATGGGTGTTCCTATCGGTGACCTCGTTCCGAGGAAGGAGATAGATCTTGAAAATCTGTATGGAAAGAAGATAGCGATAGATGCCCTAAACGCCATCTATCAGTTTTTATCAACGATAAGACAGAGGGATGGAACACCACTTATGGACTCTAAGGGTAGGATAACCTCTCATTTAAGTGGGCTCTTTTATAGAACGATAAATCTAATGGAAGCCGGTATTAAGCCGGCCTACGTCTTTGATGGAAAGCCTCCGGAATTCAAAAGGAAGGAGCTCGAAAAAAGGAGGGAAGCTAGAGAAGAGGCAGAACTAAAATGGAAAGAAGCTCTAGCCAAGGGAAACCTGGAGGAAGCTAGGAAATACGCTCAAAGGGCAACTAAGGTTAATGAAATGCTAATCGAAGATGCAAAGAAGCTTTTGCAACTAATGGGAATACCAATAATTCAGGCTCCAAGTGAAGGAGAAGCCCAAGCGGCATACATGGCAAGTAAAGGGGATGTCTACGCGTCAGCGAGTCAAGATTATGATTCACTACTCTTTGGTGCTCCAAGGTTGATTAGGAATCTGACAATTACGGGAAAAAGAAAGATGCCTGGGAAAGATGTTTACGTTGAAATAAAGCCAGAGTTAGTAGTTCTAGATGAGGTACTAAAAGAGCTTAAGATAACAAGAGAAAAGCTTATAGAACTTGCAATTCTGGTTGGGACTGACTATAATCCTGGGGGCGTAAAGGGGATAGGACCTAAGAAGGCCCTTGAGATTGTAAGATATTCAAGGGATCCCCTAGCAAAGTTCCAAAGACAGAGCGATGTGGATCTTTACGCTATTAAGGAATTCTTCCTTAACCCTCCTGTCACTAATGAATACTCGCTTAGTTGGAAGGAGCCTGATGAGGAAGGAATATTAAAATTCCTCTGTGATGAGCATAATTTTAGCGAAGAAAGGGTAAAAAATGGGATAGAAAGACTAAAAAAGGCGATAAAAGCTGGAAGACAATCAACGCTTGAGAGTTGGTTCGTTAAAAAGAAACCCTAA
- a CDS encoding phosphate-starvation-inducible PsiE family protein, with protein sequence MRGKELTRILDTIFDLVGWLLEIIVIGIMGIAIFKTFQYLMHLDLENTLEEFLFLLILLEIYELISLYLKYHHVSMRRVVELGVIAIVRKLMIVKDYNSLNPFTLIGLGLVIVALGWIYVNLRESGQQE encoded by the coding sequence ATGCGAGGTAAAGAATTAACAAGAATTTTAGATACAATCTTTGACCTAGTGGGCTGGCTGCTTGAAATAATAGTCATAGGAATAATGGGCATAGCCATATTCAAAACTTTTCAATATTTAATGCACTTAGATTTGGAGAATACCCTCGAGGAATTTCTGTTCCTTTTGATCCTTCTTGAGATCTATGAGCTAATATCCTTATACTTAAAGTATCACCATGTAAGTATGCGAAGGGTTGTCGAACTTGGGGTGATTGCTATAGTTAGAAAGTTAATGATAGTCAAGGATTATAACTCTCTAAATCCCTTCACGCTTATTGGACTCGGACTTGTCATAGTAGCCCTTGGCTGGATTTATGTGAACTTAAGGGAAAGTGGACAACAGGAATAA
- a CDS encoding ABC transporter permease, whose amino-acid sequence MQEEYKKTILDKTADKLVYGLGKFISLFKKDWMEKNRSRLEEWRLMLYALNRSPPALIGLFLVIIFIFLGIFGPYLAPWKYNFFPTLYTSHYDQVYLVPPGSKAVLDFYNNTVITYPLGSDHYGRDLLSLILQGARTSFVISIIVISLGVPLGIILGLIAGYYGGKIDELIMRTTDMFLAFPALILAIAFSAVLPDRLQAFISSHEIIEKIVLAIFALDQREAGNLGRLLAVIVAMIIVWWPGYARITRGSTLTEREKLYVEAARAVGLPTRTILFKHILPNIIGPILVYITLDFGGVVLMEAGLSFLGLGAVPPIADWGRIVYDGAQYFPRCWWLVFYPGLIVLLTALGWNLLGDGLRDILDPRTRRSIEFKVKKGKKEGEESA is encoded by the coding sequence ATGCAAGAGGAGTATAAAAAGACAATACTCGATAAAACCGCGGATAAGCTAGTTTACGGCCTTGGAAAATTCATCAGCCTATTTAAAAAGGATTGGATGGAAAAGAACAGATCAAGATTAGAAGAATGGAGATTAATGCTCTACGCTTTAAATAGATCTCCTCCCGCGTTAATTGGTTTATTCTTGGTTATAATCTTCATATTCCTCGGAATATTCGGACCTTATCTAGCCCCTTGGAAATACAACTTCTTCCCAACGCTTTACACATCACATTATGATCAGGTATATCTAGTGCCACCAGGGAGTAAAGCAGTCCTAGACTTTTACAATAACACCGTAATAACGTATCCCTTAGGGTCAGATCACTACGGAAGGGACCTTCTAAGTCTAATCCTTCAGGGAGCTAGGACAAGCTTTGTAATCTCAATAATAGTTATTTCACTTGGAGTTCCATTGGGAATAATCCTTGGATTAATAGCTGGATATTACGGTGGAAAAATAGACGAACTTATTATGCGTACTACGGATATGTTCCTAGCTTTTCCGGCATTAATCCTTGCAATAGCTTTCTCTGCGGTCTTACCAGACAGATTACAGGCCTTCATTTCGAGCCATGAAATTATTGAGAAGATAGTGTTAGCAATATTTGCCCTCGACCAGAGAGAAGCCGGTAACCTGGGTAGACTTCTAGCTGTAATAGTGGCAATGATCATAGTATGGTGGCCCGGGTACGCTAGAATAACGAGGGGATCAACCCTAACAGAAAGGGAAAAACTTTATGTTGAAGCTGCAAGAGCGGTGGGATTACCCACAAGGACAATACTATTTAAGCATATCTTACCCAACATAATTGGACCAATACTAGTTTACATAACCTTAGACTTCGGTGGAGTCGTACTAATGGAAGCAGGCCTAAGTTTCCTGGGCTTAGGTGCCGTCCCACCCATAGCAGATTGGGGTAGAATAGTTTACGACGGAGCTCAGTACTTCCCAAGATGCTGGTGGCTCGTCTTCTATCCTGGACTGATAGTGTTGCTAACTGCGTTAGGCTGGAACCTTCTTGGTGATGGATTGAGAGACATCCTGGATCCAAGGACTAGGAGAAGCATAGAGTTCAAGGTTAAGAAGGGAAAGAAGGAGGGTGAGGAAAGTGCCTGA
- a CDS encoding prenyltransferase/squalene oxidase repeat-containing protein — translation MGSKLSRYINLEKVLEYIEKRRHEDGGYCFVSQLADTNINDTYYAVKIYSLLGMEVPEKEKTIEFLYNSAQMQTAAVGVAMAIEALSILGAKDLARDKMNLLFEKYNPLENKFAVGLGGSEEFGTATPLEATYWVMKAMNAVNYKPSEEMKNKIIEFVHKFRIGDGYGVTHPTTTMTYQALYTLSSLGRKEDTRHFELCEVCGDWGGFTEVPNSLPPYIEPTFYALRGLELLGRKARCIKAHIRFIRSLQNQNGGFRRSYELGISTFQNTYRALASLEVLLRWV, via the coding sequence ATGGGCTCGAAGCTCTCTAGGTATATAAATTTAGAAAAAGTATTGGAGTACATCGAGAAAAGACGACATGAGGACGGTGGTTACTGCTTTGTATCTCAGCTTGCTGATACAAACATAAATGACACTTATTATGCGGTTAAAATATACTCACTCCTGGGAATGGAGGTTCCAGAGAAAGAGAAGACTATAGAGTTCCTCTACAACTCGGCCCAAATGCAGACCGCCGCTGTAGGAGTTGCCATGGCAATTGAGGCACTCTCAATTTTAGGCGCTAAAGATCTGGCAAGGGATAAGATGAACTTACTATTTGAAAAATACAATCCCTTAGAAAATAAATTTGCAGTAGGGCTTGGAGGAAGTGAAGAATTTGGAACGGCAACTCCATTGGAGGCAACATACTGGGTAATGAAAGCTATGAATGCAGTAAACTATAAACCGAGTGAGGAAATGAAGAACAAGATTATAGAGTTCGTTCACAAATTTAGAATTGGAGATGGCTACGGAGTAACCCATCCAACGACTACAATGACGTATCAGGCCCTCTACACTTTGAGCTCCCTTGGAAGAAAAGAGGATACGAGGCACTTTGAACTTTGTGAGGTCTGCGGAGATTGGGGTGGTTTTACTGAGGTTCCCAATTCTTTGCCTCCCTATATAGAGCCAACGTTTTACGCTCTAAGGGGTCTAGAACTACTGGGAAGGAAAGCAAGGTGCATCAAAGCTCATATAAGATTTATAAGATCCCTACAGAACCAAAACGGTGGATTCAGAAGGAGCTATGAGCTGGGGATATCAACTTTTCAGAATACATATAGAGCATTAGCAAGCCTTGAAGTACTTTTAAGGTGGGTATGA
- a CDS encoding ABC transporter permease, which yields MANLKKFLIRRLLTFIPTIIGVTLIVFLIAYKIPADPAKAWAGGEKATQQAIELIKKMYHLDRPWYDQYVFLIKGLIANTIIDPRTSNPIMYDVGKRFPVTLQLAIIAFIFILIIGIPLGIISALKRNTWVDTVVRIFALLGVSTPAFWLGYLMIYIFFVKYKVTTIAGVPPMPKPITYVPMIDALLRGNFDLFKQHLARFWLPGFTLGFLGMGVTARFVRNSFLEALSSDYVLFLKAKGVPKMRVYRHALKNALVPIVTVLGLQFGGLLGGTPITETVFGLPGMGSYAVQSIQNLDFPVVIAITFIYAIIYVTINLIVDVLYAIIDPRVRY from the coding sequence ATGGCTAATTTAAAGAAGTTCCTTATAAGGAGGTTACTAACTTTCATCCCTACAATTATTGGAGTTACCTTAATAGTATTCCTAATTGCTTATAAAATCCCAGCGGATCCCGCAAAGGCTTGGGCCGGGGGAGAAAAAGCTACTCAACAGGCTATAGAGCTCATAAAGAAAATGTATCATCTAGATAGACCTTGGTACGATCAATATGTATTTCTCATTAAAGGATTAATTGCAAATACGATAATCGATCCTAGAACCTCGAATCCAATAATGTACGACGTAGGAAAAAGGTTTCCAGTGACGTTGCAACTTGCAATAATAGCATTCATATTCATACTTATAATTGGAATACCCCTCGGAATAATCTCAGCACTGAAAAGGAATACATGGGTTGACACCGTGGTTAGGATATTCGCCCTGCTTGGAGTTTCAACGCCAGCCTTCTGGCTAGGTTACCTAATGATATACATATTCTTCGTCAAGTACAAGGTAACCACAATCGCGGGAGTTCCTCCAATGCCAAAGCCGATAACTTACGTCCCGATGATAGATGCCCTACTAAGAGGAAACTTCGACCTATTCAAGCAACACTTAGCTAGATTCTGGTTACCAGGATTCACACTTGGATTCCTGGGTATGGGCGTTACAGCAAGGTTCGTAAGGAACAGCTTCCTGGAAGCGTTAAGCTCCGACTACGTTCTATTCCTGAAGGCCAAGGGAGTTCCAAAAATGAGGGTCTACAGGCATGCACTAAAGAATGCCCTGGTTCCAATAGTCACGGTTCTTGGTTTACAATTTGGAGGTCTTTTAGGAGGTACACCAATTACTGAGACCGTCTTTGGACTTCCTGGAATGGGAAGCTATGCAGTTCAATCAATACAGAACTTAGATTTCCCCGTAGTCATTGCAATTACCTTCATCTACGCAATAATCTACGTGACGATAAACCTGATTGTAGATGTGCTATACGCTATAATCGATCCTAGGGTGAGGTACTGA